The nucleotide sequence ACGGTCACGACGCCGTGGTGATCCCCGGCGGCACCCTCAACGCCGACCAGTTGCGCGTCGACGCGGACGCGCAGCGCCTGGTCACCGCGTTCGCACGGGAGGGCAAGCCGGTGGCGGCCATCTGCCACGGCCCCTGGCTGCTGGTGAACACCGAACTCGCCGAGGACCGCGACATGACCTCCTACCCGTCGCTGCTGGACGACCTGGTGAACGCGGGCGCCACGTGGACCGACCAGGAGGTCGTGGTCGACACCGAGGGCGGCCACCCCCTGATCACCTCCCGCAACCCCGGTGATCTCGACGCCTTCTCGTCCGCGATCATCCGCAGCCTGGGCGGCGACGCGGGCTGAGCCCGGCCGGAGGCGGGGTGGTCAGCGGTTTCCGACCGCGGCCGCCCCGCTTCCACGGGTCAGGGACCGCTGCAGCAGGGCCAGCACGTCCCCGAAGGAGCCGCGGATGCCCAGCGCGGCCCGCGCCGCGTTGGCGCCGGGGGCGCCGTGCACCCCGCCGCCGGGGTGTGCCGAGGCGGAGGCGAGATAGAGCCCGCGGACCGGCGTCTCCGGGCGGCCCGTGCCGGGGATCGGCCGGAAGACGGCCTGCTGGTGCAGCGCGGTCGTGCCGCCGTTCAGGGCGCCCTCGCTCAGATTGGCGTCGGCGGACTGCAGTGTGGGCGGTGCCAGCACGCGCCGGCTCAGCACACGGGCGCGGAAACCGGGTGCGTACTCCTCGACCCGTTCTTCCATCCGGTCCGCCATGATCTCGCGCTCGGTGGCGTCCCAGGAGCCGGTGAGACCGGCGTCCCCGGCGTCGCCGCGTATCTCGCGCGGCAGGTGGGTGTAGGCCCAGGCGGACTCGGTGCCCGCGGGGGACCGGGTGGGGTCGGCGGTGGTCATCTGGCCCACCAACAGGAAGGGCCGGTCGGGGACCAGCCCCATGGCGATCTGCGCGGCGAACCGGGTGAGGTCGTCCACGCTGTCCGTCAGATGCACGGTGCCCGCTCCGGCGGCCGCCCCGGCCTTCCACGGGATGGTGGAGTCCAGCGCCCAGTCGACCTTGAAGGTGGCGAAGTCCCACTGGAAGCGCCGCATGTCGTCGAGCACCTGCGAGGGCAGATGCTCAGGTGCGACGAGCCGGCCGTACAGGGCGGGCGCGGACACGTCCGCGAGTACGGCTCGCCTGGCCCCGACCGTGTCGCCGCCCGCCGTGCGGACCGCGACGGCCCGGCCGCGCTCCACGACGATCTCCGTCACCTGCTCCCCGCAGCGGATGACGCCGCCTCTGCGCCGCAGGCGGCTGACCAGCGCGTCCGTCAGGGCGTTCGCGCCGCCGACCGGCACCGGGAAGCCGTACTGCTGGCCGAGCATCGACATCAGCCAGCCGAAGCCGCCGCCGAGCGCCGACTCCGGGCCCAGGTCGGCGTGCAGGGCGTTGCCCGCGAGCAGCAGCCTGGCCCCCTCGCCGGAGAACTCCTCCTCGCCGAGCCGGCGCACGGGCAGCAGCATGGCGCGGGCGAGGCGCAG is from Streptomyces seoulensis and encodes:
- a CDS encoding type 1 glutamine amidotransferase domain-containing protein, which encodes MALDGKSVLVLTTNYGTEQDELLKPVAALREAGARVVIAAQKPEAIATLVSDKDPGDKVEPDTTLAEATSDGHDAVVIPGGTLNADQLRVDADAQRLVTAFAREGKPVAAICHGPWLLVNTELAEDRDMTSYPSLLDDLVNAGATWTDQEVVVDTEGGHPLITSRNPGDLDAFSSAIIRSLGGDAG
- a CDS encoding phytoene desaturase family protein yields the protein MSDAVVIGAGPNGLVAANLLADQGWSVEVLEAQPTPGGGVRSDRAVHPDFVNDVFSSFYPLSAASPVIDGLRLEEEGLRWSHAPQVLANPLADGRCAVLDRDVDVTAEGLAELAAGDGRSWRAQYATWDRVGTDLVRALFTTMPPVRALAGLGLKLRGGGALRLARAMLLPVRRLGEEEFSGEGARLLLAGNALHADLGPESALGGGFGWLMSMLGQQYGFPVPVGGANALTDALVSRLRRRGGVIRCGEQVTEIVVERGRAVAVRTAGGDTVGARRAVLADVSAPALYGRLVAPEHLPSQVLDDMRRFQWDFATFKVDWALDSTIPWKAGAAAGAGTVHLTDSVDDLTRFAAQIAMGLVPDRPFLLVGQMTTADPTRSPAGTESAWAYTHLPREIRGDAGDAGLTGSWDATEREIMADRMEERVEEYAPGFRARVLSRRVLAPPTLQSADANLSEGALNGGTTALHQQAVFRPIPGTGRPETPVRGLYLASASAHPGGGVHGAPGANAARAALGIRGSFGDVLALLQRSLTRGSGAAAVGNR